The Alteribacter populi genomic sequence AAAATTACCGATAGGCATCTACCCAGCCATTCCGTATTGCTGTCACTAGAGCATCGGTTCGATCATTGGCTTCGATTTTCTTTAACAAATGACTAATAATCGTACTGATGGTAGAAGGGGCTAAGTACAAAGATTGGGAAATTTGCAAATTATTTTTCCCTTCTAATAACAACTGTAATACATTTTGCTCGTTGTCAGTTAGCATTTCGTTTAGAGATTCTTTTTGTAACACTAGCTTTTTAATTGGTTGTTCACGTAGTTTGATCCTTTCAATCTCTAAAACTAACGATTTATGATAGCTCGGCTCTAAAAAAGTAGTCCCCATCTCCGTTTGCTTCATGACAAAACTCATATTTTCCATAAAGTAACGGAGCGACATTA encodes the following:
- a CDS encoding response regulator transcription factor codes for the protein MLTMTNTQTVATPKILFLDQYEVLNKDNLDIMSQRYPHYKFDRHSALSNIDTHYTSIILLADGYERATVRKLNALIDADLQTNLLIVSESNNPSELLPYLTSDVQGLMSLRYFMENMSFVMKQTEMGTTFLEPSYHKSLVLEIERIKLREQPIKKLVLQKESLNEMLTDNEQNVLQLLLEGKNNLQISQSLYLAPSTISTIISHLLKKIEANDRTDALVTAIRNGWVDAYR